The DNA window GTAAAATATTGAAATAAATCAGATTTTGCACTACAGATGACGAACATGGGTCAAGGCGGATTTGCTGGCTGGATTGACCGGGGCCATCGTGGTTCTGCCACAGGGGGTCGCATTTGCCACCATTGCCGGCATGCCACCCGTCTACGGCCTTTATGCCGGAATGATTCCGGCCATTGTGGCGGCTTTTTTCGGATCCTCCTGGCATCTGGTCTCCGGCCCCACCACGGCAGCATCCATTGTCATTTACTCCCTGCTCAGTACCCAGGCTGAACCCGGCAGCGCCGCCTATGTGCAGCTTGCCCTGACCATGACTTTTCTGGTCGGCCTGACACAGCTTGGGCTGGGCTGGATCCGCATGGGTACTCTGGTCAATTTCATCTCCCACTCCGTGGTGATCGGATTTACCACGGGTGCGGCCTTCCTGATTGCATCCAGTCAAATTCACAATTTTTTTGGCATTGATATTCCCAGAGGCAGTGATTTCATCCAAACCCTGCTGTTTTTGATCCGGGATCTGAAAAGCATCAATCTTCAGGCCCTGGCGGTCAGTGGTACAACTCTCCTGGTTGGTATTTTGTGTCGGGTCTCTCTGCCTCGTGTACCTTACATGATTGTGTCTCTGATGGCTGGCTCTTTATTGGCATGGGTCCTGGAGATTGCTCATGCCGGTCAGACGGGTCTGACTTACGTGGGTACCTTGCCGGCCTCCCTGCCACCGCTGTCCATGCCGGATTTATCCCTGGATTCGCTTCGCATCCTGGCACCTGGGGTGATTGCGGTCACCTTGCTGGCCTTGACCGAAGCCATTTCCATTGCCCAGGCCATGGCCTTGCGCAGTGGTCAAACCATCAAGGCCGATCAGGAGTTCATTGCCCAGGGTCTTTCCAATCTGGCAGGCAGCTTTTTTTCCTCCTATGTTGCCACTGGATCCTTCAACCGTACCGGTCTGAACTACGAATCCGGAGCCAGAACGCCGATAGCCGCGGCGAGTTCCGGACTGATCTTGATCTTTCTGGTCACCCTGGTTGCTCCCATGGCTGCCGTCCTGCCCAATGCGGCCATGGCAGGGGTGTTGTTCCTGGTGGCCTGGGGTTTGATTGATCGTCGCCATATCCGGCAGACCTTCGCCGCCAGCCGCCCGGAAACAGCCATCCTGATCGCAACATTTCTGGCAACCCTGTTTTTCAATCTGGAAATTGCCATTTTGTTTGGTGTCATGCTGTCGTTGGGTGTTTATTTGTCCCGGACATCTCACCCCGTTGTTGTTCCCCGCATCCCGGACCCGGACCACCCCCGGCGACGTTTCACCACCCTGAAAACCCTGCCAGAGTGCCCACAACTTCGGATAGTCCGGGTGGACGGGTCGATTTTTTTTGCCGCCATCAGTTCCATCAGGGAGCAACTGGATGCTTTGGCATCTCCCCGAACCCATCTGGTCATCATCGCTTCTGGAATCAATTTCATTGATTTGTCCGGGGCGGAATTCCTGGCGCATGAGGCTGAAAAACGCCGCCGGGACGGCGGTGGTCTTTACCTGGTCCGTGTCAAGGAAATTCCATACAAAATGCTGAATGAAAGTGGATTTTTGGAAAAAATCGGCAGGGATCACCTCTTCAAATCAAAAAGTGAGGCCATCCAGTCGATTTTTTCCCGCCTGGATCATGACATATGTTCGCGATGCTCATTTCAGGTATTTCAGGAGTGTTGCGGCATTGCCAAACTCGATCAATCACAATTGTCCAAATTTTCGGCCAACCAGGCCGCATGATTCAGGAATATGCGATGGTCACAACGCCAAATCATTATCGCCTTTGAATTGTTCGGTTCGAATTCTGCCAACACAACCATATCTGCAAAGAAATTTGCGCAAAATTTTAAATATTTTGAATATTTGTCCTGTTCATTCGTTCGAATAAACAGTCAATCTCGGGAGCGCATATCATGAACACCAGTATGGGAACATTGGAACGTTATTTTGCCGCAGTCGGTCTGGCCGAAGAGGGTCTTCCGGAAGACGCCTTGGCATTTCTCGGCCAAAAAAACGCTTCCTCATCATCCACTGAATATGAACAAGGAATTGATCAGATTGTTTCATCTCCGGAAATCGCCATGCCGGAGATGGCATCGGGAGATGAACCCCGGATGAAACCTGTGTCTGCTCCCACATGGTGAATGGACACATCAACATTATGATATCATTAATGAAATTCTTTCCGTTTCTGCAATGGCCGCGTATTTCCCGCAGTACCCTTCTGGCTGATCTGATTGCCGGAATTACCGTGGCCCTGGTGTTAATCCCCCAATCCATGGCATATGCCCAACTTGCGGGCATGCCGCTTCATTATGGTCTTTATTCGGCATTTTTACCGGGTGCCGTTGCGGCCATGTTTGGCTCTTCCAAACAATTGGCAACCGGTCCGGTGGCTGTTGTCTCTCTGCTGACCGCTTCCACCCTGATGCCTTTTGCACCTGCGGGCAGCGATGCCTTCATTGCGCTGGCCATCCTGTTGACTCTGCTGGTGGGTATCACACAATTTTTCATGGGTTTTTTTCGACTGGGGGCCGTGGTCAATTTTCTTTCCCACCCGGTTGTTGTCGGTTTCACGAATGCGGCGGCCCTTATCATTGGCCTGTCGCAACTGTCCAAGGTACTTGGTGTTGAGATGCCGCGCAGCGCAAGCTTTTTGCACGACATCTGGGGCGTGATTCGACAGATGGACCATGCTCATGTTCCCAGCCTGATCTTCGGGGTCTGTGCCTTCGCTGCCATGTGGGGTTTGAAAAAATACAATCCCAGAATTCCGAATATTCTGGTGGCTGTTGCGCTCAGCATCATCATCAGCCATGCCCTTGGCTTTGAGGAAAAAATGGGTGGTGCTGTCATTGGTGTCATTCCCCAAGGTCTGCCCGTTGTAACCTTCCACAACC is part of the Magnetococcales bacterium genome and encodes:
- a CDS encoding sodium-independent anion transporter produces the protein MKFFPFLQWPRISRSTLLADLIAGITVALVLIPQSMAYAQLAGMPLHYGLYSAFLPGAVAAMFGSSKQLATGPVAVVSLLTASTLMPFAPAGSDAFIALAILLTLLVGITQFFMGFFRLGAVVNFLSHPVVVGFTNAAALIIGLSQLSKVLGVEMPRSASFLHDIWGVIRQMDHAHVPSLIFGVCAFAAMWGLKKYNPRIPNILVAVALSIIISHALGFEEKMGGAVIGVIPQGLPVVTFHNLNLDQIRGLISGAVIISLVGFMEAISIAKAMAAKTRDRLDPNQELIGQGLGNLAGCLTSAFPTSGSFSRSAVNLDAGAMTGLSSVITMLMVLITLLFLTPGLYHLPQAVLAAVIMMAVVGLVNFRAVLHSWKANRLDGVAALLTFVATLWFAPNLDEGIMVGALFSISVYLFQVILNPAVDW
- a CDS encoding SulP family inorganic anion transporter; translation: MLAGLTGAIVVLPQGVAFATIAGMPPVYGLYAGMIPAIVAAFFGSSWHLVSGPTTAASIVIYSLLSTQAEPGSAAYVQLALTMTFLVGLTQLGLGWIRMGTLVNFISHSVVIGFTTGAAFLIASSQIHNFFGIDIPRGSDFIQTLLFLIRDLKSINLQALAVSGTTLLVGILCRVSLPRVPYMIVSLMAGSLLAWVLEIAHAGQTGLTYVGTLPASLPPLSMPDLSLDSLRILAPGVIAVTLLALTEAISIAQAMALRSGQTIKADQEFIAQGLSNLAGSFFSSYVATGSFNRTGLNYESGARTPIAAASSGLILIFLVTLVAPMAAVLPNAAMAGVLFLVAWGLIDRRHIRQTFAASRPETAILIATFLATLFFNLEIAILFGVMLSLGVYLSRTSHPVVVPRIPDPDHPRRRFTTLKTLPECPQLRIVRVDGSIFFAAISSIREQLDALASPRTHLVIIASGINFIDLSGAEFLAHEAEKRRRDGGGLYLVRVKEIPYKMLNESGFLEKIGRDHLFKSKSEAIQSIFSRLDHDICSRCSFQVFQECCGIAKLDQSQLSKFSANQAA